One region of Gossypium raimondii isolate GPD5lz chromosome 6, ASM2569854v1, whole genome shotgun sequence genomic DNA includes:
- the LOC128041726 gene encoding uncharacterized protein LOC128041726 gives MVFLKVSSWKKFLRFGQKGKLSPRFIGPYEVAKQIGLVAYRLLLPLELERTHYIFHVSMLWKYIYDPFYVVPVKEIEVRSNHSYEEEPVATLDRKVNVLCNKTVLFVTVLCRNHKIEEATWESKDVMKC, from the coding sequence ATGGTATTTCTAAAGGTTTCGTCGTGGAAGAAATTTCTGAGGTTTGGGCAAAAAGGTAAGCTTAGTCCGAGGTTCATTGGCCCATATGAGGTTGCCAAACAGATTGGACTGGTTGCTTATCGTTTATTGTTGCCGCTTGAGTTAGAGCGTACTCATTACATCTTCCATGTCTCCATGTTATGGAAGTACATATATGATCCTTTTTATGTTGTTCCTGTTAAGGAGATCGAGGTTCGATCTAATCATTCATACGAGGAGGAACCGGTTGCGACCCTAGATCGAAAAGTCAATGTGTTATGCAATAAGACGGTTCTGTTCGTAACAGTTTTGTGCCGCAACCACAAGATTGAGGAAGCCACTTGGGAGTCAAAAGATGTGATGAAATGTTAG